One window of the Shewanella khirikhana genome contains the following:
- a CDS encoding PepSY-associated TM helix domain-containing protein yields the protein MKETFFRSMSWLHTWAGLLVCWLLLLVFFAGTLSFFRHEISLYSKPELHQNVLSNELQQSLAHSLQQGQAFLQARAPKAPDWYIELPTERRPYLAFSWSEARKPGEQGRPRIHSQVMDMDGNPAPESRDTLGGNFFYRLHFDLHYLPVPLARYLVGICTMFMLIALISGIIIHKRIFKDFFSFRPGKGSRSWLDAHNLSSVMALPFHLVITYTGLITLMLMYMPWAAYSVWDGDARAMRQELSPRAEPIKASGLALEPIPISQLLPQVQAIWGDEVALKEVRLQHPGDANGRISFTRDSGREVTDERDQLVFSASGELLSQPKAQSTVDTVHDTLMALHTARFAGPLLRVVGFVMGLLGCVMIASGCLMWALRLREKRKQGFGLSLVEGLNLTAIVGLPLGTLLFFYANRILPTDLSGRAQWEVHAFFIGLGICALVALFRRDAAAWRSLLAVTGLLALLMPLLNSLTAPLGLLGNMAAGQWPLVVADMLFLLTALACLQAVRKLPKGVPARAKALREQTA from the coding sequence ATGAAAGAGACCTTTTTCCGCTCCATGAGCTGGCTGCACACCTGGGCTGGGCTGCTGGTGTGCTGGTTACTGCTGTTGGTGTTCTTTGCCGGAACCTTAAGCTTTTTCCGCCACGAGATAAGCCTGTACAGCAAGCCTGAACTGCATCAAAACGTGCTCAGCAATGAGCTGCAACAATCGCTGGCACACAGCCTGCAACAGGGGCAGGCCTTTTTGCAGGCTCGCGCCCCCAAGGCGCCGGACTGGTATATTGAGCTGCCAACCGAGCGGCGACCTTATCTTGCGTTCAGTTGGAGCGAGGCGCGTAAGCCCGGTGAACAGGGCAGACCCAGGATCCACAGTCAGGTGATGGACATGGACGGCAATCCCGCCCCCGAGAGCCGCGACACCCTGGGGGGTAACTTCTTCTACCGGCTGCACTTTGACTTGCACTACCTGCCTGTGCCCCTGGCCCGCTATCTGGTGGGCATCTGCACCATGTTTATGCTGATTGCCCTTATCAGTGGCATCATCATTCACAAGCGGATTTTCAAAGACTTTTTCAGCTTTCGCCCCGGTAAGGGCAGCCGCTCCTGGCTCGATGCCCATAACCTGAGCTCAGTGATGGCGCTGCCATTTCATCTGGTGATCACCTACACGGGCCTGATTACCCTGATGCTAATGTACATGCCCTGGGCCGCCTACAGTGTGTGGGACGGCGATGCGCGCGCCATGCGTCAGGAACTGTCGCCACGGGCCGAACCCATCAAGGCCAGCGGCCTGGCGTTGGAGCCAATACCCATCAGTCAGTTGCTGCCACAAGTCCAGGCTATATGGGGCGATGAGGTGGCGCTGAAAGAAGTGCGCCTGCAACATCCCGGCGATGCCAATGGCCGGATAAGCTTCACCCGCGACTCTGGCCGCGAAGTCACCGACGAGCGAGACCAGCTGGTTTTCAGCGCCAGCGGCGAGCTGCTGAGCCAACCCAAAGCCCAAAGCACAGTCGATACTGTCCACGACACCCTGATGGCACTGCACACCGCCCGCTTCGCAGGCCCCTTACTGCGCGTGGTGGGCTTTGTGATGGGACTGCTGGGCTGCGTGATGATTGCATCGGGCTGTCTGATGTGGGCGCTGAGGCTCAGAGAAAAACGTAAACAGGGATTTGGGCTTAGCTTGGTTGAAGGGCTGAATCTGACTGCCATTGTCGGCCTGCCGCTGGGCACACTGCTGTTTTTCTATGCCAACCGCATCCTGCCCACCGACCTGTCTGGGCGGGCACAGTGGGAAGTACACGCCTTCTTCATCGGGCTTGGGATCTGCGCTTTGGTGGCGCTGTTTCGCCGCGATGCCGCGGCCTGGCGCAGCCTGCTGGCAGTCACAGGTTTGCTGGCGCTGCTGATGCCGCTGCTTAACAGCCTCACGGCGCCGCTCGGCTTGCTTGGCAATATGGCTGCCGGGCAATGGCCTTTGGTGGTGGCCGATATGCTGTTCTTACTCACGGCGCTTGCATGCTTGCAGGCGGTGCGCAAGCTGCCAAAGGGCGTTCCGGCCCGCGCCAAAGCACTGAGGGAGCAAACCGCATGA
- a CDS encoding diguanylate cyclase domain-containing protein: protein MQSAHLARTKLWILAFAIVYWLLSLLTVEYLHRSYVRDYLAEQQQWFSQKLALIRANIEAKVNADILLADSLATILSFNPDMPYSQWTVLAELMAGKGEFIRSVSIAPNDVVAMVYPLQGNETVMGLDFRLLPTQAQAVVEARMSRQITLDGPLTLVQGGTGLIARAPVFSNPPLNSHYWGVCSVVIDLDQLIAQMRSTELAEGTTLAIRPLSYPDTTGAPFIGVVEDFAAAKATARVHLLGATWELALADRRELRAWGWQNAARLLGYSVALLLFLSFLMVANAYRMAHLVSLHDMLTGLPNRRFAMALLSKLIQTPNGRFVVVNVDLNHFKQVNDNFGHAAGDAMLKAVAMRMQSGLRSSDIVARLGGDEFLLILPRLTEPEDIERVLAKIRQAACEQPLELEELTLTISISMGQARYPEDGLDISALLHDADKAMYTDKQRIKGEHQ, encoded by the coding sequence ATGCAAAGTGCCCACTTGGCCCGTACCAAACTATGGATCCTGGCGTTTGCCATTGTGTACTGGCTATTGTCATTGTTGACGGTGGAATACCTGCACCGCAGCTACGTAAGGGACTATCTGGCTGAACAACAACAGTGGTTTTCGCAAAAATTGGCGCTGATCAGAGCCAATATCGAAGCCAAGGTGAATGCCGACATCCTGTTGGCAGACAGCCTTGCGACTATTCTCAGCTTCAATCCCGACATGCCCTACAGCCAATGGACTGTGCTGGCCGAATTGATGGCCGGCAAGGGCGAGTTTATCCGCAGCGTCAGCATAGCTCCCAATGATGTGGTTGCCATGGTGTATCCGCTGCAAGGCAACGAAACCGTGATGGGGCTGGATTTCAGGCTGCTGCCCACGCAGGCGCAGGCGGTGGTTGAAGCACGCATGTCCCGGCAGATTACCCTGGATGGTCCCCTGACCCTGGTGCAGGGCGGTACCGGGTTGATTGCCAGGGCGCCGGTGTTCTCCAATCCGCCGCTGAACAGCCATTATTGGGGTGTGTGCAGTGTGGTGATAGATCTCGACCAACTGATAGCCCAGATGCGCAGCACTGAACTTGCCGAAGGCACCACCTTAGCGATAAGACCGCTGAGTTATCCGGATACCACAGGCGCTCCTTTTATAGGTGTCGTTGAAGATTTTGCCGCCGCCAAGGCCACCGCCAGGGTGCATTTGCTCGGCGCGACCTGGGAGCTGGCACTGGCCGATCGGCGCGAGCTTAGGGCCTGGGGCTGGCAGAATGCTGCGCGCCTCCTGGGGTACAGCGTTGCCCTGTTGCTGTTTTTGAGCTTCTTGATGGTTGCCAATGCATATCGCATGGCACATCTGGTGTCGCTGCACGATATGCTCACCGGCCTACCCAACCGCCGATTTGCCATGGCGCTGCTGTCCAAGCTGATCCAAACCCCCAATGGCCGCTTTGTGGTGGTCAATGTCGACCTGAATCACTTTAAGCAAGTGAATGATAACTTTGGACATGCAGCCGGTGATGCTATGTTGAAAGCGGTGGCCATGCGCATGCAGTCGGGGCTTCGCAGCAGCGATATAGTGGCAAGGCTGGGCGGAGATGAATTTCTGCTGATTTTGCCACGGCTGACTGAGCCGGAAGATATCGAGCGGGTGCTGGCCAAGATACGCCAGGCCGCCTGCGAACAGCCGCTTGAGCTTGAAGAGCTGACCCTGACCATCAGTATCAGCATGGGGCAGGCCAGGTATCCTGAGGATGGCTTGGATATTTCAGCCTTGCTGCATGATGCCGATAAAGCCATGTATACCGACAAACAACGGATTAAAGGGGAACATCAATGA
- the typA gene encoding translational GTPase TypA has translation MLENLRNIAIIAHVDHGKTTLVDKLLSQSGTLESRGEATERVMDSNDLEKERGITILAKNTAIKWNDYRINIVDTPGHADFGGEVERVLSMVDSVLLLVDAVDGPMPQTRFVTKKAFAQGLKPIVVINKIDRPGARPDWVIDQVFDLFDNLGATDEQLDFPIVYASALNGFATLDPDEPSEDMTPLFQTIVEKVSPPDADADGAFQMQISQLDYNSYVGVIGVGRIKRGSVKTNQQVTVVGADGKTRNGKIGQVLGYMGLDRHEVASANAGDIVAITGLGELKISDTICAVGSAEALPPLSVDEPTLTMTFQVNTSPFAGKEGKYVTSRNILERLQQELVHNVALRVEETDSPDRFRVSGRGELHLSILIENMRREGYELAVSRPEVIIKEIDGEKCEPFETLTVDVEEDHQGTVIEKLGTRKADMKDMQLDGKGRVRIDFVIPSRGLIGFQTEFMTATSGTGLLYHTFDHYGPFKGGDIGQRNNGVLISNATGKALTFALFGLQDRGRLMIGHAAEVYEGQVIGIHSRSNDLTVNCLKGKQLTNMRASGTDEAQVLTPHIQMTLEQALEFIDDDELVEVTPLSIRVRKKHLTENDRKRASRQGD, from the coding sequence GTGTTAGAAAATTTGCGTAACATCGCCATTATTGCTCACGTTGACCATGGTAAAACCACCCTGGTTGACAAGCTGCTCTCCCAGTCAGGCACCCTTGAAAGCCGCGGCGAAGCCACAGAGCGCGTGATGGACTCCAACGATCTGGAAAAAGAACGTGGCATCACCATTCTGGCGAAAAACACTGCCATCAAGTGGAACGATTACCGTATCAACATCGTAGACACCCCTGGCCATGCCGACTTCGGTGGTGAAGTAGAGCGTGTTCTGTCTATGGTGGACTCTGTATTGCTGCTGGTTGACGCCGTTGACGGCCCAATGCCACAGACCCGCTTCGTGACCAAAAAGGCGTTTGCCCAGGGCCTCAAGCCCATCGTGGTTATCAACAAAATCGACCGTCCGGGTGCCCGTCCTGATTGGGTAATCGACCAGGTATTTGACCTGTTCGACAACCTGGGTGCCACCGACGAACAGCTGGATTTCCCTATCGTTTACGCCTCGGCTCTGAATGGCTTTGCCACTCTGGATCCCGATGAGCCAAGCGAAGACATGACCCCACTGTTCCAGACCATCGTTGAGAAAGTATCTCCTCCGGATGCCGACGCCGACGGCGCCTTCCAGATGCAGATCTCTCAGCTGGACTACAACAGCTACGTGGGCGTTATCGGTGTAGGCCGTATCAAGCGCGGCAGCGTCAAGACCAACCAGCAGGTAACCGTTGTTGGTGCCGATGGTAAAACCCGTAACGGCAAAATCGGCCAGGTACTGGGTTACATGGGTCTGGACCGTCACGAAGTGGCCAGCGCCAACGCCGGTGACATCGTTGCTATCACGGGTCTTGGCGAGCTGAAAATCTCTGACACCATCTGCGCCGTGGGCAGTGCCGAAGCCCTGCCACCACTGAGCGTAGACGAGCCAACTCTGACCATGACCTTCCAGGTAAACACCTCTCCGTTTGCCGGTAAAGAAGGTAAGTACGTGACTTCACGTAACATCCTTGAGCGTCTGCAACAGGAACTGGTTCACAACGTGGCCCTGCGTGTAGAAGAAACCGACAGCCCTGACCGCTTCCGCGTGTCTGGCCGTGGTGAACTGCACCTGTCTATCCTGATTGAAAACATGCGCCGTGAAGGTTACGAGCTGGCGGTATCCCGTCCAGAAGTAATCATCAAGGAAATCGACGGTGAGAAGTGCGAGCCGTTCGAAACCCTGACCGTGGACGTGGAAGAAGATCATCAGGGCACTGTGATCGAGAAGCTGGGTACCCGTAAGGCTGACATGAAAGACATGCAGCTGGACGGCAAGGGTCGTGTACGTATCGACTTCGTTATCCCAAGCCGCGGCCTGATTGGCTTCCAGACCGAGTTTATGACTGCGACCTCTGGTACCGGTCTGCTGTACCACACTTTCGACCACTACGGTCCATTCAAGGGTGGTGACATCGGTCAGCGTAACAACGGTGTACTGATCTCCAACGCCACAGGTAAGGCACTGACCTTCGCCCTGTTCGGTCTGCAGGACCGTGGTCGTCTGATGATCGGTCACGCCGCCGAAGTTTACGAAGGCCAGGTGATCGGTATCCACAGCCGTTCAAACGACCTGACCGTGAACTGCCTCAAGGGCAAGCAGCTGACCAACATGCGTGCCTCTGGTACTGACGAAGCTCAGGTACTGACTCCGCACATCCAGATGACTCTGGAACAGGCGCTTGAGTTTATCGATGACGACGAACTGGTAGAAGTGACGCCGCTGAGCATCCGCGTGCGTAAGAAGCATCTGACCGAGAACGATCGTAAGCGCGCCAGCCGTCAGGGTGACTAA
- a CDS encoding TonB-dependent siderophore receptor — translation MSSTRIFKLAGLTVALMSAMAAHGKEESDIGIERIIVTTKATAPSTTKGDFSLIKAPQNIQILSKNFLDDVGAIHLEDSLKHIAGIQPGGYFQGYDYFRIRGFDASQNIYLDGLRLNDNGLGANVEQSNLETLEVMKGPSSTLYGAGAISGMVNLVSKRPGKTDQSSLTLHGGSDDYNEVNADINRVLNDEGDIYGRLGLTYRNAANSVDFVDGQERLYIAPSLSFELSDDAKLTLLGSYTKDNNEPGMPLPAMGTVLESPLGQLDKNLFYGNINDPGNLEDETFRLGYELSWALGNNLELRQNMRYQDASSNWNNLYYPSSYNADNGELSLYKFSYRTQWKTWAIDTGINGTVQLGNSEHVFTAGVDVFISDLYTSSALGSQYPTINLYQPDYSVFPDSETNDFGPESKVENRIFGFYAQDQINWGDHWSLTLGGRIDRYKQAYVDEYASNFSPRAGLSYAFNDNWVLYGSYSEAFTPQSFVDANGQVLDPEQGKQWEIGLKSRGFDGDLSATLSLFDLTKKNIALANVDAGGNFTYSASGEIQSQGAELDLQWLLTDNLQLIGHAAYTHAVDAEHDKWVANVPRYSYGGWLKYNLDDYLPGLSAGAGVNHYARQQGNVQAVLNESSEGDFYLPAYTLVDLNLTYSWDLYDVRLIVSNLTDEDYYSGSDSLLRVMPGSGREVKLSFSANW, via the coding sequence ATGTCCAGCACCCGCATTTTTAAACTGGCCGGGCTGACTGTGGCACTGATGTCCGCCATGGCCGCCCATGGCAAGGAAGAGAGCGACATCGGTATCGAACGGATTATCGTGACCACCAAGGCAACGGCGCCATCCACTACCAAGGGCGATTTCAGCCTGATTAAAGCGCCGCAGAATATCCAGATCCTGTCGAAGAATTTCCTCGATGATGTGGGCGCCATCCACCTGGAAGACTCACTCAAACATATCGCCGGCATCCAGCCCGGCGGCTATTTCCAGGGTTACGACTACTTCCGCATCCGCGGCTTTGATGCCTCTCAAAACATCTACCTCGACGGCCTGCGCCTGAACGACAACGGTCTGGGCGCCAACGTGGAACAATCCAACCTCGAAACCCTCGAGGTGATGAAGGGCCCCTCTTCCACCCTCTATGGCGCAGGCGCCATTTCCGGCATGGTTAATCTGGTGAGCAAACGGCCGGGCAAAACCGACCAGAGCAGCCTGACCCTGCACGGCGGCAGCGACGACTACAACGAAGTGAATGCCGATATTAACCGGGTGCTGAACGATGAGGGTGATATCTACGGCCGCCTTGGCCTGACCTACCGCAATGCCGCCAATTCGGTGGACTTTGTGGATGGCCAGGAGCGCCTGTACATAGCGCCGTCCCTCAGTTTTGAATTATCGGACGACGCCAAACTGACTCTGCTTGGCAGTTACACCAAAGACAACAACGAACCCGGCATGCCGCTGCCTGCCATGGGCACAGTGCTGGAATCGCCCCTGGGCCAGCTCGATAAGAACTTGTTTTACGGCAATATCAACGACCCGGGTAATCTGGAAGATGAAACCTTCCGCTTGGGTTATGAGCTGTCCTGGGCGCTTGGCAACAATCTGGAACTGCGCCAGAACATGCGCTATCAGGATGCCTCCAGCAACTGGAATAACCTTTACTATCCCAGCAGCTACAATGCCGACAACGGCGAGCTGTCGCTGTATAAATTCAGCTACCGCACCCAGTGGAAAACCTGGGCCATAGACACAGGCATCAACGGTACAGTGCAGCTTGGCAACAGCGAGCATGTGTTTACCGCCGGGGTCGATGTGTTTATCTCCGACCTCTACACCAGTAGCGCCCTTGGCAGCCAGTACCCCACAATCAACCTGTATCAGCCTGATTACAGCGTGTTTCCAGACAGCGAAACCAACGATTTTGGCCCCGAGTCCAAGGTCGAGAACCGTATTTTCGGCTTCTATGCCCAGGACCAAATCAACTGGGGTGACCACTGGAGCCTGACCCTCGGTGGCCGTATCGACCGATATAAACAAGCCTACGTGGATGAATACGCAAGTAATTTCAGCCCACGCGCTGGCCTGAGCTACGCCTTTAACGACAACTGGGTGCTGTATGGCAGCTACTCTGAAGCCTTTACGCCACAATCCTTTGTCGATGCCAATGGGCAGGTGCTGGACCCAGAGCAGGGCAAACAGTGGGAGATTGGCCTCAAGAGCCGTGGCTTCGATGGCGACCTCAGCGCAACCCTGTCGCTGTTTGACCTCACCAAAAAGAACATCGCCCTGGCCAATGTGGATGCCGGTGGCAACTTTACCTACTCGGCATCGGGAGAAATCCAAAGCCAGGGCGCCGAGCTGGATTTGCAGTGGCTGCTCACCGACAACCTGCAGCTTATCGGCCATGCCGCTTACACCCATGCGGTGGATGCCGAGCACGACAAGTGGGTTGCCAACGTGCCCAGATACTCCTATGGCGGCTGGCTTAAGTACAACCTGGATGACTATCTGCCAGGCCTCAGTGCTGGTGCCGGGGTAAACCACTATGCCAGGCAGCAGGGCAATGTGCAGGCGGTCCTGAATGAGAGCAGCGAAGGCGACTTCTACCTGCCCGCCTACACCCTGGTTGACCTGAACCTGACCTACAGCTGGGATCTGTACGATGTGCGTCTTATCGTCAGCAATCTCACCGATGAAGACTATTACTCAGGCTCCGACAGCCTGCTCAGGGTCATGCCCGGCAGCGGCCGCGAGGTCAAACTCAGCTTCTCGGCCAACTGGTAA
- a CDS encoding PepSY-associated TM helix domain-containing protein yields the protein MRKHLWKWHGLAGLIVALPLFVIALSGSLLVFKAELDRWLMPEVVNAGSDERLSMTVLLPRAASALPEHEILGWQFGAQGEADMLYVAQQGSYDWQKLWLDPATGELLTVPRSLTWALTDWLLELHYLLLMDHAGLLLAAITALLMLFLGISGIVLHRQFWRTFFTLRLGKGLRLLLSDGHKMLGITGAPVFLVLGFTGAWWNLEHFYEEVIEGHDDSAFVITQRYYNPAIDVETLITEAQRELPGFEPSYMRLPDASYPGVHLFGHRADDGMLRSRFGSIVSFDDNTGQHTGTLDVAEAPWLYQFTDSFKPLHYGDFAGLMSRIIWCIVGFLPCLMALSGFWMWRERSRKGARRKSRA from the coding sequence ATGCGCAAACATCTGTGGAAATGGCACGGGCTGGCGGGGCTTATCGTCGCCCTGCCGCTGTTTGTGATAGCCCTGAGCGGCAGCCTGCTGGTGTTCAAAGCCGAGCTTGACCGGTGGCTGATGCCCGAGGTGGTCAATGCCGGCAGCGATGAGCGCCTCAGTATGACTGTGCTGCTGCCGCGCGCAGCCAGTGCGCTGCCTGAACATGAGATCCTCGGCTGGCAGTTTGGCGCACAAGGCGAGGCCGACATGCTGTATGTGGCGCAGCAAGGCAGTTACGACTGGCAAAAGCTGTGGCTGGATCCGGCAACCGGCGAGCTGCTCACAGTGCCCAGATCGCTTACCTGGGCGCTGACCGACTGGCTGCTGGAGCTACACTATCTGCTGCTGATGGATCACGCAGGCTTGCTGCTGGCGGCCATCACGGCGCTGCTGATGCTGTTTTTGGGGATATCAGGGATAGTGCTGCACCGCCAGTTCTGGCGCACCTTCTTTACTTTGCGCTTAGGAAAAGGCCTGCGACTGCTGCTGAGCGATGGCCACAAGATGCTCGGCATCACAGGTGCACCTGTGTTTCTGGTGCTGGGCTTTACCGGTGCCTGGTGGAACCTGGAGCACTTTTACGAAGAAGTGATTGAAGGCCACGATGACAGCGCCTTTGTCATTACTCAGCGCTATTACAATCCCGCCATCGACGTGGAAACCCTGATAACCGAGGCGCAGCGCGAGCTGCCCGGCTTTGAGCCAAGCTATATGCGCCTGCCGGATGCAAGTTACCCGGGCGTGCACCTGTTTGGTCATCGCGCCGATGATGGCATGCTGCGCAGCCGCTTTGGGTCTATTGTCAGCTTTGATGACAACACTGGCCAGCACACAGGTACCCTCGATGTGGCCGAGGCGCCTTGGCTGTATCAGTTCACCGACAGTTTCAAGCCTCTGCACTATGGCGACTTTGCCGGCCTCATGAGCCGTATCATCTGGTGCATTGTCGGCTTTTTGCCCTGCCTGATGGCACTGTCCGGCTTTTGGATGTGGCGCGAGCGCAGTCGCAAAGGCGCTCGCCGCAAAAGCCGCGCGTAA
- a CDS encoding M20/M25/M40 family metallo-hydrolase, translating to MKLQKSLLTLALLSPLSAMAGDLWIMTDKDAQATLSGLMQKHNLQTGTKQSGGKLITRLNEDKLLELSALMHKEHNRCGGFSVHATEADALAASLVPVSQAAFSFPGEPNQAARVADILPRLMASNIKDTVTSLEAFTNRYYTTSHGENAAHWVKDNWAALAGGQSWANAAVYDHADWRQDSVVLTLTGSEAPDEIVVLGGHLDSINGYTTETTRAPGADDNASGMATITEVIRAFMSQGQPKRTIKFIGYAAEEVGLRGSAEIAAEARSQGQNVVAVMQLDMTGFNGSNEDIVLMQDYTDSGLNQFLIKLMDTYHTEISYGVDVCGYGCSDHASWHNQGYPAAMPFESRFNDYNPHIHTAQDTLDKLDPTMEHALNFAKLASSYLVELGFNTGGTGPETGELENGVALTGLSAAKDAQSYFTLAVPANAENLRFVTSANNGDADMYVKFGTPPSTSDFDCRSWNNGSNESCDLAQATEGTWHVMLKAYSAYADLSLTGSFDVSTPTPNQPPVSNFSASFNGATGQFVSSASDSDGQLVSWQWNFGDGSTGNGANTSHSYAQSGNYTVTLTVTDDDGASASSSQSFDVTVPEPPQGDIELQVAKASKSRLGSVYVSLRWDTGTPGFKVLRDGVEVGSTSRTSFTDRFKVGKNDPVNVSYQVCDSTGSCSNLVPVKL from the coding sequence ATGAAGCTTCAAAAGAGCCTGCTCACCCTCGCGCTACTCTCACCCCTGTCGGCCATGGCCGGCGATCTGTGGATTATGACTGACAAAGATGCCCAGGCCACCCTCAGCGGCCTGATGCAAAAACACAATCTGCAGACCGGCACCAAGCAAAGCGGCGGTAAGCTTATCACCCGCCTCAACGAAGATAAGCTACTGGAATTAAGCGCCCTGATGCACAAAGAGCACAATCGCTGCGGCGGTTTCAGCGTGCATGCCACCGAGGCCGATGCCCTGGCCGCCAGTCTGGTGCCAGTGAGCCAGGCCGCATTCAGTTTCCCCGGCGAGCCCAATCAGGCGGCGAGGGTTGCCGACATTCTGCCGCGGCTGATGGCAAGCAATATCAAGGATACAGTCACCAGCCTGGAGGCATTCACCAACCGCTACTACACCACCAGCCACGGTGAAAACGCCGCCCATTGGGTGAAAGACAACTGGGCAGCACTGGCCGGGGGGCAGAGCTGGGCCAATGCCGCCGTGTATGACCATGCCGACTGGCGTCAGGACTCGGTCGTCCTCACCCTCACCGGCAGCGAAGCCCCGGATGAGATTGTCGTTCTTGGCGGCCACCTGGACTCCATCAATGGCTACACCACAGAAACCACCCGCGCTCCCGGCGCCGACGACAATGCCTCGGGCATGGCCACCATCACCGAGGTGATCCGCGCCTTTATGAGCCAGGGTCAGCCCAAGCGCACCATCAAGTTTATCGGCTATGCCGCCGAGGAAGTGGGTCTGCGTGGCAGCGCCGAAATCGCCGCCGAGGCCCGCAGTCAGGGGCAAAATGTGGTAGCGGTTATGCAGCTGGATATGACCGGCTTTAACGGCAGCAACGAAGACATAGTGCTGATGCAGGACTACACAGACTCGGGCCTGAATCAGTTTCTTATCAAGCTGATGGATACCTACCATACCGAGATAAGCTACGGCGTGGATGTGTGCGGTTATGGCTGCTCGGATCATGCCTCCTGGCACAATCAGGGTTACCCGGCTGCCATGCCATTTGAGTCACGCTTCAACGACTACAACCCCCATATCCACACCGCCCAGGACACCCTGGACAAGCTCGACCCCACCATGGAACATGCACTCAACTTTGCCAAGCTGGCCTCGAGCTATCTGGTAGAGCTGGGCTTTAACACAGGTGGCACAGGCCCCGAAACCGGCGAGCTTGAAAATGGCGTGGCTCTCACCGGGCTCAGCGCCGCCAAGGATGCCCAGAGCTATTTCACCCTCGCGGTACCGGCCAATGCCGAGAACCTGCGCTTTGTCACCAGCGCCAACAATGGCGATGCCGACATGTACGTGAAGTTCGGCACGCCGCCGTCGACCTCAGATTTTGACTGCCGCTCCTGGAACAACGGCAGTAATGAAAGCTGCGACCTGGCTCAGGCCACCGAAGGCACCTGGCATGTGATGCTCAAAGCCTACAGCGCTTACGCAGATTTAAGCCTCACCGGCAGCTTTGATGTGTCGACCCCAACCCCCAATCAGCCACCGGTGTCGAACTTCAGCGCCAGCTTCAATGGAGCCACCGGCCAGTTTGTGTCCAGCGCCAGCGACAGTGACGGCCAGTTGGTGAGCTGGCAGTGGAACTTCGGCGATGGCAGTACCGGCAACGGTGCGAACACCAGCCACAGTTACGCCCAGTCGGGCAATTACACAGTCACCCTGACCGTGACCGACGATGACGGTGCCAGCGCCAGCAGCAGTCAAAGCTTCGATGTGACTGTGCCAGAGCCACCCCAGGGCGATATTGAGTTGCAGGTCGCCAAGGCCTCCAAGTCCCGTCTTGGCAGCGTGTATGTGTCGCTGCGCTGGGATACCGGCACCCCCGGCTTTAAGGTGCTGCGTGACGGCGTCGAAGTGGGTTCAACCAGCCGCACCAGCTTCACCGACAGATTCAAGGTTGGCAAAAACGATCCGGTGAACGTGAGCTATCAGGTCTGTGACAGTACAGGTAGCTGCTCCAATCTGGTGCCGGTCAAGCTGTAA
- a CDS encoding DUF3325 family protein produces the protein MNTLALFGLLLAAFCLLALSQFSHFRAAFNRPPSELQGRCLQCCGLGLIILAVVIATVIGGSYGVIELLTLLTPAALLVLLLVKQRPGLLPGAALMAAPALCLLWL, from the coding sequence ATGAACACGCTCGCCCTGTTTGGTCTGCTGCTGGCAGCATTTTGTCTGCTGGCGCTGTCGCAGTTCAGCCACTTTCGTGCCGCTTTCAACCGCCCCCCAAGCGAGCTTCAGGGCCGATGTCTGCAATGTTGCGGCCTGGGGCTGATTATCCTTGCAGTGGTGATTGCCACTGTCATTGGGGGCAGCTATGGCGTTATCGAACTACTTACCCTGCTGACACCTGCGGCCTTGCTGGTTCTGCTGCTGGTGAAACAGCGACCCGGTCTGTTGCCGGGGGCAGCCTTGATGGCCGCGCCTGCACTTTGCTTGCTGTGGCTGTAA